In Flavobacteriales bacterium, one genomic interval encodes:
- a CDS encoding DUF2807 domain-containing protein, which translates to MTQQDRTEKALELLRDLPAEVSVEDVSQMVTLFPLIQPTTSWFSHINLNSILMTSVSALIIAGAAYFFTGIGEPLRTAVQEQQPVVHEVPMIEPTAEVLLDVPPSEPTKAVVMLKSNAEVPQEPLPAPVRIPIAPTIPVVPTPAPEKPLAIEPTAPPPPPPAPSSKKATSTRTETKTYDLKGFTAVNVFGPLEVYIAQAPYTVSAQGTAEELENIEMIVKGNVLEIRYKEKNYKIVRNYKNEEPHGIHITLPDLERVQLNGSGDIYIDDLKGMKMFEMELKGSGDIHFASLLGLEKLSVALAGSGDIQGEEVEVSGSMSIALAGSGDVMFGGRAENVEVSVVGSGDVNLEQLTTSTANVTITGSGDVSVNCKGTLTTTVMGSGEVHTIGSGGSGPHTD; encoded by the coding sequence ATGACACAGCAGGACAGAACCGAAAAAGCCCTGGAGCTGTTGCGCGACCTCCCTGCCGAAGTATCGGTGGAGGATGTTAGCCAGATGGTCACGTTATTCCCGCTCATTCAACCAACAACATCGTGGTTCAGCCACATCAATTTAAACTCCATTCTCATGACCTCAGTAAGCGCATTGATCATTGCCGGAGCAGCCTATTTCTTCACAGGCATCGGCGAACCACTAAGGACTGCAGTGCAAGAGCAGCAGCCGGTCGTACATGAAGTGCCGATGATCGAGCCAACCGCTGAGGTACTATTGGATGTGCCACCCAGCGAGCCCACCAAGGCAGTTGTCATGTTGAAATCGAATGCGGAAGTTCCACAAGAACCGCTCCCTGCACCTGTCCGTATTCCCATTGCGCCAACAATTCCTGTGGTTCCCACACCAGCACCGGAAAAGCCATTGGCCATCGAGCCAACAGCGCCGCCCCCACCGCCACCCGCGCCGAGTTCAAAAAAAGCAACGAGTACAAGAACGGAGACCAAGACCTATGATCTAAAGGGTTTCACAGCAGTGAACGTATTCGGTCCCTTGGAAGTCTACATCGCGCAAGCTCCGTACACCGTAAGTGCACAAGGCACTGCAGAGGAATTGGAGAACATCGAGATGATCGTGAAAGGGAACGTATTGGAGATCCGCTATAAAGAAAAGAACTACAAGATCGTAAGGAACTACAAGAACGAGGAGCCTCATGGTATTCATATAACCTTACCGGATCTGGAACGCGTGCAACTGAACGGTTCAGGGGATATCTACATCGATGATCTCAAGGGCATGAAGATGTTCGAAATGGAATTGAAAGGCTCGGGTGATATTCATTTTGCATCACTCTTGGGGTTGGAGAAGTTGTCTGTTGCGCTTGCCGGTTCGGGAGATATCCAAGGTGAGGAAGTTGAAGTATCCGGTTCCATGAGCATTGCGCTTGCGGGCAGTGGAGACGTAATGTTCGGAGGCCGTGCGGAGAACGTAGAGGTCTCAGTAGTGGGTTCTGGTGATGTGAATCTGGAACAGCTAACGACAAGTACCGCGAACGTTACCATTACCGGTTCTGGCGATGTAAGCGTGAACTGCAAAGGAACATTGACAACGACCGTAATGGGCAGTGGCGAAGTACATACTATCGGATCCGGTGGGAGTGGTCCACACACTGATTGA
- a CDS encoding RNA polymerase sigma factor: MSNEKQTAFMQAYATCHEPFVRYCSALAYGRMPAEDLVQDVLLTTYHKFETIQKKEELLHYLVRAARNRSISIWRVQRRSEAICEKQAIRLKERGASAEMLVDVEIVYSALDRLPKDQREAVVLFEVSGLPMSEIAQIQGCSEGSVKTKVSRGRAKLRALLEGRAKSVGEEVLGSLKTLML, from the coding sequence GTGAGCAACGAAAAACAGACAGCCTTTATGCAAGCGTACGCAACGTGCCACGAGCCATTCGTGCGCTATTGTTCAGCGCTGGCTTATGGCAGAATGCCCGCTGAGGACCTCGTGCAGGATGTACTGTTAACGACCTACCATAAGTTCGAGACCATCCAAAAGAAGGAAGAGCTGCTTCACTATTTGGTACGTGCGGCGCGCAACAGGTCCATCAGTATCTGGCGCGTTCAAAGGCGTTCTGAGGCCATCTGTGAAAAGCAGGCCATTCGCTTGAAAGAGCGCGGTGCATCGGCAGAGATGTTGGTGGATGTCGAGATCGTTTATTCCGCATTGGATCGTTTACCGAAAGACCAACGCGAGGCGGTGGTGTTGTTCGAGGTCTCCGGACTTCCCATGTCTGAGATCGCCCAGATCCAAGGCTGTTCGGAAGGGTCGGTGAAGACGAAAGTGAGCAGGGGCCGTGCGAAGTTGCGTGCGTTGTTGGAAGGGCGCGCGAAGTCCGTGGGCGAAGAAGTATTGGGATCACTAAAGACCTTGATGTTATGA
- a CDS encoding T9SS type A sorting domain-containing protein: MTAPAWTKGNGLLRVFDMQGRVITSTTVKGNGTFQFVTSDHAAGAYRVSIEMNDAPALSSSFVVVH, translated from the coding sequence ATGACAGCGCCTGCATGGACGAAGGGAAACGGTCTCCTGCGGGTATTCGACATGCAAGGACGCGTGATCACTTCAACGACCGTAAAAGGCAATGGCACATTCCAGTTCGTAACTTCAGATCATGCGGCTGGTGCCTACCGCGTGAGCATCGAAATGAACGACGCACCTGCATTGAGCTCATCGTTCGTCGTCGTTCACTAA
- a CDS encoding Na/Pi cotransporter family protein gives MDISPYWSTTVSILTVIGSLGLFIFGMKIMSEGIQKAAGKKLRQILGTMTRNRFFGVLTGFLITGLLQSSSATTVMTVSFVNAGLISLLQSAGVMMGANIGTTVTGWLVSYLGFKFKISAIAIPLMAFALPMLFFRKASIKSWGEFLMGFALLFLGLAALKDSVPDLSESPELLQFLSAYAHPSLLSRLMFVGVGALLTIIIQSSSAAMTLTFVMTANGWIPFEVAAAMILGENIGTTVTAELASMVGNVHAKRSARIHSLFNLIGVSWMVFLVPYVLPWITWFSVDVMGNASPYSDTNDAPEAIPLALSYFHSFFNLVNMFLLIGFVGPLVKASIWSVPSKTDEDEEFHLEYIGSGVVNTPELSVIEASREIARFGKLVSKMNKMVTRLLTETETKAKLKLYKKIRKYEEISDRMEVEVINFLTSVSQGELSGSLSMKIRNMLSEVNDMERIADIYFQMSMVISRKEEEQLWFTPQQREHILGMFELLEKALGVMCKNLDVEDSMYFDQAFELEQLINKRRDELREAHLKSIEAGDYNVRSGLVYSDLFSSCEKVGDHVINVSEAATGHR, from the coding sequence ATGGACATTTCACCCTACTGGAGCACAACCGTAAGTATTCTGACGGTCATCGGTTCGCTCGGTCTTTTCATCTTCGGTATGAAGATCATGAGCGAAGGCATCCAGAAGGCTGCGGGCAAAAAGCTGCGGCAGATCCTGGGCACCATGACGCGCAACCGGTTCTTCGGTGTGCTTACCGGATTCTTGATCACCGGACTCTTGCAATCCTCATCGGCCACAACGGTAATGACCGTGAGCTTCGTGAACGCCGGACTGATCTCGCTGTTACAAAGCGCGGGCGTCATGATGGGCGCCAACATCGGCACCACGGTCACCGGTTGGTTGGTCAGCTACTTGGGATTCAAGTTCAAGATATCGGCCATTGCCATTCCGTTGATGGCGTTCGCGTTGCCCATGCTCTTTTTCCGGAAGGCATCCATTAAGTCATGGGGAGAATTCCTGATGGGCTTTGCGCTCCTGTTCCTGGGCTTGGCTGCATTGAAGGATTCCGTTCCGGACCTCAGCGAAAGCCCGGAGCTATTGCAGTTCTTAAGTGCATACGCGCATCCGAGTTTATTATCCCGTTTGATGTTCGTTGGTGTTGGTGCGTTGTTGACGATCATCATCCAATCATCCAGCGCGGCCATGACGCTTACGTTCGTGATGACTGCCAATGGGTGGATCCCGTTCGAGGTAGCAGCAGCCATGATCCTGGGTGAGAACATCGGAACCACCGTCACTGCGGAACTGGCTTCCATGGTGGGCAATGTGCATGCGAAACGTTCTGCGCGCATTCACAGTTTGTTCAACCTGATCGGCGTATCGTGGATGGTATTTCTGGTGCCTTACGTGCTGCCTTGGATCACGTGGTTCTCGGTGGATGTGATGGGTAACGCCAGTCCGTACAGTGACACGAACGATGCACCGGAAGCCATCCCATTGGCACTGTCCTATTTCCATAGCTTCTTCAACCTGGTGAACATGTTCCTGCTCATCGGTTTCGTGGGTCCATTGGTAAAAGCATCCATCTGGTCCGTGCCGAGCAAGACGGATGAGGATGAGGAATTCCACTTGGAGTACATTGGATCAGGTGTGGTGAATACGCCGGAGTTATCCGTGATCGAGGCGAGCAGGGAGATAGCACGCTTCGGTAAGTTGGTCTCTAAAATGAACAAGATGGTAACGCGCCTGCTCACCGAGACCGAGACCAAAGCAAAGCTCAAGCTGTACAAGAAAATAAGGAAGTACGAAGAGATCAGCGATCGCATGGAAGTGGAGGTCATTAACTTCCTGACCAGCGTATCACAAGGCGAATTGAGTGGGAGCCTTTCCATGAAGATCCGCAACATGCTCTCGGAGGTGAACGACATGGAGCGCATCGCCGACATCTATTTCCAGATGAGCATGGTGATCAGCCGCAAGGAAGAAGAGCAGCTCTGGTTCACACCGCAACAGCGCGAACATATATTGGGCATGTTCGAGCTTCTGGAAAAAGCACTGGGCGTAATGTGTAAGAACCTTGATGTAGAGGATTCGATGTACTTCGATCAGGCGTTCGAGTTGGAGCAACTGATCAACAAGCGTCGTGACGAACTGCGTGAAGCGCATTTGAAGAGCATCGAGGCCGGCGACTACAACGTAAGGAGCGGCCTGGTCTACAGCGACCTTTTCTCCTCATGCGAGAAAGTGGGTGACCACGTGATCAACGTAAGCGAAGCCGCAACCGGACACCGGTAA
- a CDS encoding FmdC precursor, whose product MTNAQVDVTNTTLGNGLRFLTKDSTFYVQFRLRIQPNFTGTYVDATNSFQEDWSIRRCRAKLDGWVFSPKLVYKLEYDLAGNYIRDAVIKWNFAGQFHLWFGQAKLPGNIQRITSSQTMQLVDRSIMNTQLNLDREMGVQLHHSLLLGNMPLHWALAYSQGDGIRDRGRSTGGEFTARVEAFPLGTFFNDGRTTETDMERERTPKILIGLAYDHNANGFQDRGSWGTVLTETRSLQAFFADITFKYRGIYFLGEYGHKEATDGSPSVFDSAGIRTGAVRTGYGYNLQGGYLFKNNWELAGRYSAFEPEKETGRTPLTESTFGISKYVSGHNLKVQLDFSLLTEQYRPDAYRSRLQVELAF is encoded by the coding sequence ATGACCAACGCGCAGGTCGATGTTACGAATACTACACTCGGGAATGGACTACGCTTTTTAACAAAGGACTCAACGTTCTATGTGCAGTTCCGTTTACGGATACAACCGAATTTCACCGGCACGTATGTGGATGCAACGAACAGCTTTCAAGAAGACTGGTCCATACGCCGCTGTCGCGCCAAATTGGATGGGTGGGTGTTCTCTCCAAAACTGGTCTATAAGTTGGAGTATGACCTTGCGGGTAATTACATCCGCGATGCGGTGATCAAATGGAACTTCGCAGGCCAATTCCACCTCTGGTTCGGGCAGGCAAAACTTCCGGGAAATATCCAACGCATCACGTCTTCGCAGACCATGCAATTGGTGGACCGTTCGATCATGAACACCCAGCTGAACCTTGATCGTGAAATGGGCGTGCAACTGCACCACAGCCTGCTTCTTGGCAACATGCCATTGCATTGGGCTCTTGCCTATAGCCAAGGTGATGGTATCCGCGACCGTGGTAGAAGTACCGGTGGTGAATTCACCGCGCGTGTGGAAGCTTTTCCGTTGGGCACGTTCTTCAATGACGGGCGAACCACCGAGACCGATATGGAACGGGAACGTACGCCCAAGATCCTGATCGGACTGGCGTACGACCATAACGCGAATGGTTTCCAGGACCGTGGATCATGGGGCACCGTGCTAACAGAGACCCGAAGCCTACAGGCCTTCTTCGCCGATATCACATTCAAATACCGAGGTATCTATTTCTTGGGCGAGTACGGTCATAAAGAAGCAACGGATGGATCGCCGAGCGTGTTCGATAGTGCGGGCATACGCACGGGTGCAGTCCGCACTGGCTACGGATACAACCTGCAAGGCGGCTACCTCTTCAAGAACAATTGGGAATTGGCCGGACGCTACAGCGCGTTCGAACCGGAAAAAGAAACCGGCAGAACACCGCTCACCGAGAGCACGTTCGGTATTTCCAAATACGTTTCTGGGCATAACCTCAAGGTGCAGCTGGACTTCTCCTTGCTCACGGAACAGTACCGTCCGGATGCCTACCGCAGTCGGTTGCAAGTGGAGTTGGCGTTCTAG
- a CDS encoding OsmC family peroxiredoxin → MSTAKATAQWKGTIKEGEGTMRFTGYEGAYTFASRFEGGGGTNPEELVGAAHAGCFSMYLSLLLTEEGLSPTSIDTTAQVTIAKDDTGPHITTITLHCKVKCTGLDAAKLKALGATTKEKCPISRLYAGGTAKITAETELVN, encoded by the coding sequence ATGTCAACCGCAAAAGCAACCGCCCAATGGAAGGGCACGATCAAAGAAGGAGAAGGCACCATGCGCTTCACCGGATATGAAGGAGCTTACACCTTCGCATCCCGTTTCGAGGGTGGAGGCGGAACGAACCCGGAAGAACTTGTGGGTGCCGCACACGCAGGTTGTTTCAGCATGTACCTGTCGCTGTTGCTCACCGAGGAAGGTTTGAGCCCTACCAGCATTGATACCACCGCGCAAGTGACCATTGCCAAAGATGACACTGGTCCGCACATCACCACGATCACCCTGCACTGTAAGGTGAAATGCACTGGCCTTGATGCAGCAAAATTGAAGGCACTGGGTGCCACTACCAAGGAGAAGTGTCCTATCTCTCGCCTCTATGCAGGAGGCACCGCCAAGATCACAGCGGAAACAGAACTCGTGAACTAA
- a CDS encoding cupin domain-containing protein — translation METKAKPELKPLHVGEQFKMLQVTAVAGAFMPEHYCTSEAIVSVSEGSATIEMKDGNTELAAGSSFLIPAGKPHSLRIGHTFKATVVMERNATLEF, via the coding sequence ATGGAAACAAAAGCAAAACCAGAATTGAAACCACTCCACGTGGGCGAACAATTCAAAATGCTGCAGGTCACGGCCGTCGCTGGAGCCTTCATGCCTGAACATTATTGCACCAGTGAGGCCATCGTTTCGGTCAGCGAAGGATCCGCCACCATTGAGATGAAGGATGGTAACACGGAGTTGGCAGCAGGCTCCAGTTTTCTGATACCTGCTGGCAAACCCCATTCACTGCGGATAGGCCATACCTTTAAAGCCACGGTGGTGATGGAGCGCAACGCGACGTTGGAATTTTAA
- a CDS encoding phosphoribosylpyrophosphate synthetase, with translation MYNYDTVTEAIKGLKQRGYTLDFNAQADEECLVCHDTSLNLRPEEFQIDEVYRFEGNSDPGDEMIVYAVSSELHTVKGVVVNAFGTYSDGAMAAIVKHLHRHHT, from the coding sequence ATGTACAACTACGACACGGTTACCGAAGCGATCAAGGGTCTGAAGCAACGGGGATACACCTTGGACTTCAATGCCCAGGCTGATGAGGAATGTCTAGTGTGCCACGACACTTCGTTGAACCTGCGACCGGAGGAGTTCCAGATCGACGAGGTCTATCGCTTCGAGGGCAATTCCGATCCCGGTGATGAAATGATCGTCTATGCCGTTTCATCCGAACTGCACACCGTGAAAGGTGTTGTGGTGAATGCTTTCGGAACCTATTCCGATGGCGCCATGGCAGCGATCGTAAAGCACCTGCACCGGCACCACACGTAA
- a CDS encoding carboxymuconolactone decarboxylase family protein: MENEHDHLFPKATREGIQMQERLAPAAMEAWRNFSRTVLQEGALPAKTKQLIALAIAHVTQCPYCIRSHTKDAMRKGATKEEMMEAIWIAAEMRAGAATAHAAIAIDEMMKQEQHG; the protein is encoded by the coding sequence ATGGAGAACGAACACGACCACCTGTTCCCTAAAGCCACACGTGAAGGGATTCAGATGCAGGAACGCTTGGCGCCTGCTGCCATGGAAGCGTGGCGCAATTTCAGCCGTACCGTATTGCAGGAAGGTGCCCTGCCCGCTAAGACCAAGCAGCTTATTGCACTGGCCATCGCGCACGTTACGCAATGTCCTTATTGCATACGATCGCATACCAAGGATGCCATGCGCAAAGGAGCCACCAAAGAAGAAATGATGGAAGCGATCTGGATCGCTGCCGAAATGCGCGCAGGTGCAGCCACAGCACATGCCGCCATCGCCATCGATGAAATGATGAAACAGGAACAACACGGCTGA
- a CDS encoding T9SS type A sorting domain-containing protein: protein MRFAIIASIIIGCAVAPSGTVRAQCTNYTITVGGGLYDFEVSWNMVNELGAVVASGFAPTTVTACLPDGCYQLNLYDSFGDGWNGATYSVAVTATGVLVGSGTLANGSSGTMQVSLGGGCSSGDCDMYTMVVTAGLYPTEVNWNLVTGPGIVATGFAPTTLMMCLDTGCYTMQLFDAFGDGWNGATWTLNNAGGASVGSGTLGTGSIGQATFPIGVPAANCASAGPITASDCPEAVNICTNINFSIDPNGIGSMNEIPSVGSYGNPLFYYGDGSPSPWGSDNEGCLLNNELNSTWMVVNISQGGMLEFTFGGLSTQVGFYDWIMYPYSSSTCSAIPANTQAPVSCNWNWVSYGGTGLASTVPSGGDAGNFEPPLAVQTGDQYIICFSNWSSVSTVVPLQFGGTAVVSCEPLPIELLAFHAKRTEGGILMDWSTASEKNTSHFVVQRSADLMEWEGISELRAAGSSYTTLAYRYLDAEPIDGVNYYRLQMVDMDGTMEFSPIEQATWSLSGMFAYPNPNRGAFQVHAPSGEVEIMDAMGRTVYRSSASTVGNADPSVQLTTPGIYTLASSDGADRATTRIVVFE from the coding sequence ATGAGGTTCGCGATCATTGCTTCCATCATCATCGGGTGTGCGGTGGCACCTTCCGGAACGGTGCGCGCGCAATGCACCAACTACACCATTACCGTTGGTGGTGGCCTCTATGACTTTGAGGTCAGTTGGAACATGGTGAATGAACTGGGTGCTGTTGTCGCCAGCGGATTTGCACCGACCACCGTTACCGCGTGCCTGCCGGATGGATGCTATCAACTCAACCTCTACGACAGTTTCGGCGACGGATGGAATGGAGCCACGTATTCCGTGGCCGTTACCGCTACGGGTGTGCTGGTCGGCTCAGGCACGTTGGCCAATGGGAGTTCGGGTACCATGCAGGTCTCGTTGGGTGGTGGATGCTCCAGCGGTGATTGCGACATGTACACCATGGTGGTCACAGCGGGGCTTTATCCCACTGAAGTAAATTGGAATCTTGTCACCGGTCCGGGCATTGTCGCCACAGGCTTTGCACCGACCACTTTAATGATGTGTTTGGATACGGGCTGTTACACCATGCAGCTATTCGATGCCTTTGGCGATGGGTGGAATGGTGCCACGTGGACGTTGAACAATGCGGGAGGCGCTTCCGTGGGATCAGGTACGCTCGGTACAGGCAGCATTGGGCAGGCCACGTTCCCCATCGGTGTGCCGGCTGCGAATTGCGCAAGTGCGGGTCCCATCACTGCAAGCGATTGTCCGGAGGCTGTGAATATTTGCACCAACATCAATTTCTCAATAGACCCTAACGGCATCGGTTCCATGAATGAGATACCGTCAGTGGGCTCTTACGGTAATCCGCTTTTTTACTACGGAGATGGATCACCCAGTCCGTGGGGTTCCGACAATGAAGGGTGCTTGCTGAACAATGAACTGAACAGTACGTGGATGGTGGTGAACATATCGCAAGGCGGGATGCTGGAATTCACGTTCGGTGGGTTGAGCACACAGGTAGGGTTCTATGATTGGATCATGTATCCGTATTCGTCTTCTACGTGCAGTGCCATACCGGCCAATACACAAGCGCCCGTGTCCTGCAATTGGAATTGGGTCAGCTATGGAGGAACGGGTCTGGCCTCCACAGTGCCAAGTGGCGGCGATGCCGGGAATTTCGAACCTCCATTGGCGGTGCAGACCGGTGATCAATACATCATCTGCTTCAGTAACTGGAGTTCGGTCTCCACCGTTGTGCCCCTTCAGTTCGGCGGCACTGCGGTGGTCAGTTGCGAACCACTACCCATTGAACTGCTGGCCTTCCATGCCAAGCGAACAGAGGGTGGCATCCTGATGGATTGGTCCACTGCATCGGAAAAGAACACGTCCCACTTCGTTGTGCAACGTTCCGCGGATCTGATGGAATGGGAAGGAATAAGTGAGCTTCGCGCAGCGGGTTCATCGTACACCACACTGGCCTATAGGTACTTGGATGCCGAGCCTATTGATGGCGTGAACTACTACCGATTGCAAATGGTGGACATGGACGGTACGATGGAGTTTTCCCCAATAGAACAAGCAACCTGGTCCTTGTCCGGAATGTTCGCTTACCCGAACCCGAACAGGGGAGCATTTCAGGTGCATGCGCCCAGCGGCGAAGTAGAGATCATGGATGCCATGGGCAGAACGGTATACAGATCATCAGCATCGACCGTTGGAAATGCCGACCCCTCGGTGCAGTTAACTACGCCGGGCATCTATACCTTGGCAAGCAGTGATGGCGCTGATCGCGCGACCACACGGATCGTGGTGTTCGAATAG